The following are encoded together in the Equus quagga isolate Etosha38 chromosome 15, UCLA_HA_Equagga_1.0, whole genome shotgun sequence genome:
- the PSORS1C2 gene encoding psoriasis susceptibility 1 candidate gene 2 protein, protein MMLNWKLLGILVLCLYAGGISGSGDHPSPPHTEAREEEGSPPLPRGPPIPGDPWPGVPPVFEDPPPPGPNRPWRDLPASGVWPPEPPTTDPPQPPRPDDPWPAGPQPPENPWPPAPEVDHRSQEEPDLDPPREEYR, encoded by the exons ATGATGCTCAACTGGAAGCTACTGGGGATCCTGGTCCTTTGCCTGTATGCCGGAG GCATCTCGGGCAGCGGAGACCACCCCTCTCCCCCACACACAGAGGCCCGAGAGGAGGAGGGCTCCCCACCATTGCCTCGGGGCCCCCCAATCCCTGGTGACCCCTGGCCAGGGGTACCCCCTGTCTTTGAGGACCCTCCACCTCCAGGCCCTAATCGTCCCTGGAGAGACCTGCCTGCATCTGGAGTCTGGCCTCCTGAGCCCCCCACAACCGATCCCCCTCAACCTCCCCGGCCTGACGACCCCTGGCCGGCAGGACCCCAGCCTCCAGAAAACCCCTGGCCGCCTGCCCCTGAGGTGGACCACAGATCTCAGGAGGAGCCAGACCTTGACCCACCCCGGGAAGAGTACAGATAA
- the CDSN gene encoding corneodesmosin isoform X1: MGSSQAPRMGRVGGQRMMALLLAGLLLPGTLAKSIGTFSDPCKDPTRITSPNDPCLIGKDGSSSFSSHSGSSSSGSSVSSSSGSSGGSSGGSGGSSGGSGVGSGVGSSVGSSGSSVAQGGSSGSSLLKPGTGYSQTSHSSSSGSSLQGASSSSQSGSIRPPTGSINSPSGSISSQSGSGSALPTDGGSSGSISSQPGSGSALPINSGSSRLVVSSSQSGRGSSSSFSQTSWTSNSGGQKVNSNLRPCSSDVPDSPCSGGPIVSNSGPYISNSHSVSGGQRPVVVVVEQHGSGGPRVVQGVPCNNGGLSGKPCPPITSVDKSYGSYEVVGGSSDSYLVPGMTYSKGKIYPVGYFTKDNPVRGSPGAPSFAAGPPISEGKYFSSNPIIPSRGSSSSNIYQSGASSAIAFQPVGSGGVQPCGVSSKGSKGPCSLSSSGVHSSSSVSSSSGSSSHPCGGVSQGPCSPPGTGSFSGSSSSQSSGKIILQPCGSKSSSSGHPCISVSSSTLSGGPNGSPQPDPSAGAKPCGSGSSGRIPCRSIRDILAHVKPLGPQLADPEVFLPQGELLDRP; encoded by the exons ATGGGCTCTTCTCAGGCACCCCGGATGGGGCGTGTGGGAGGGCAAAGGATGATGGCATTGCTGCTGGCTGGTCTCCTCCTGCCAG GGACCTTGGCTAAGAGCATCGGGACCTTCTCAGACCCATGTAAGGACCCCACTCGTATCACCTCCCCCAATGACCCCTGTCTCATTGGGAAGGATGGCTCCAGTAGCTTCAGTAGCCACAGCGGCTCCAGCAGTTCCGGCAGTTCCGTTTCCAGTTCCAGTGGCTCCAGTGGTGGCTCCAGTGGTGGCTCCGGTGGCTCCAGTGGTGGCTCCGGTGTTGGCTCTGGTGTTGGCTCCAGTGTTGGCTCCAGTGGATCCAGCGTCGCCCAGGGTGGTTCTTCAGGATCTTCGTTACTTAAGCCAGGAACAGGGTATTCCCAGACAAGCCACTCCTCCAGTTCTGGCTCTAGTCTTCAGGGTGCATCCAGCTCCTCCCAGTCGGGCAGCATCAGGCCCCCAACGGGAAGCATCAACTCCCCATCAGGCAGCATCAGCTCCCAGTCAGGGTCTGGCTCAGCTCTACCAACTGACGGTGGTTCTTCAGGCAGCATCAGCTCCCAGCCAGGGTCTGGCTCAGCTCTACCAATCAACAGTGGTTCTTCCCGCTTGGTAGTAAGCTCTTCCCAGTCTGGAAGAGGCTCAAGCTCTTCCTTTTCCCAAACCTCCTGGACATCCAACAGTGGTGGCCAAAAGGTCAACTCCAACCTGCGCCCTTGTAGTTCAGACGTCCCCGACTCTCCCTGCAGTGGGGGGCCCATCGTCTCAAACTCTGGCCCCTACATCTCCAACTCCCACTCTGTGTCAGGAGGTCAAAGgcctgtggtggtggtggtggagcaGCATGGTTCTGGTGGCCCCAGAGTGGTTCAAGGTGTTCCCTGTAACAATGGTGGCCTTTCAGGCAAGCCCTGTCCTCCCATCACCTCTGTAGACAAATCCTACGGCAGCTATGAGGTGGTGGGTGGCTCCTCTGACAGTTATCTGGTCCCAGGCATGACCTACAGTAAGGGTAAAATCTACCCTGTGGGCTACTTCACCAAAGATAACCCTGTCAGAGGCTCTCCAGGGGCCCCCTCCTTTGCAGCTGGGCCCCCCATCTCTGAGGGCAAATACTTCTCCAGCAATCCCATCATCCCCAGCCGTGGCTCCTCTAGTTCCAACATCTATCAGTCAGGAGCTTCCTCGGCCATTGCGTTCCAGCCCGTGGGCTCTGGTGGCGTCCAGCCCTGTGGAGTCAGCTCTAAAGGCTCTAAggggccctgctccctctccagTTCTGGAGTCCACAGCAGTTCTAGCGTTTCCAGCAGTTCTGGTTCATCCTCCCATCCCTGCGGCGGTGTTTCCCAGGGGCCCTGCTCCCCACCTGGCACTGGCTCCTTCAGCGGCAGCTCCAGCTCCCAATCCAGTGGCAAAATCATCCTTCAGCCCTGTGGTAGCAAGTCCAGCTCTTCTGGTCACCCTTgcatttctgtctcctcctcaacACTGAGTGGGGGTCCCAATGGCTCTCCCCAACCTGATCCCTCAGCTGGTGCCAAGCCCTGTGGCTCCGGCAGTTCTGGAAGGATCCCCTGCCGCTCCATCAGGGACATCTTGGCTCATGTGAAGCCTCTGGGGCCCCAGCTGGCTGACCCTGAAGTTTTCCTACCTCAGGGAGAGTTACTTGACAGACCATAA
- the CDSN gene encoding corneodesmosin isoform X2 — MGSSQAPRMGRVGGQRMMALLLAGLLLPGTLAKSIGTFSDPCKDPTRITSPNDPCLIGKDGSSSFSSHSGSSSSGSSVSSSSGSSGGSSGGSGGSSGGSGVGSGVGSSVGSSGSSVAQGGSSGSSLLKPGTGYSQTSHSSSSGSSLQGASSSSQSGSIRPPTGSINSPSGSISSQPGSGSALPINSGSSRLVVSSSQSGRGSSSSFSQTSWTSNSGGQKVNSNLRPCSSDVPDSPCSGGPIVSNSGPYISNSHSVSGGQRPVVVVVEQHGSGGPRVVQGVPCNNGGLSGKPCPPITSVDKSYGSYEVVGGSSDSYLVPGMTYSKGKIYPVGYFTKDNPVRGSPGAPSFAAGPPISEGKYFSSNPIIPSRGSSSSNIYQSGASSAIAFQPVGSGGVQPCGVSSKGSKGPCSLSSSGVHSSSSVSSSSGSSSHPCGGVSQGPCSPPGTGSFSGSSSSQSSGKIILQPCGSKSSSSGHPCISVSSSTLSGGPNGSPQPDPSAGAKPCGSGSSGRIPCRSIRDILAHVKPLGPQLADPEVFLPQGELLDRP, encoded by the exons ATGGGCTCTTCTCAGGCACCCCGGATGGGGCGTGTGGGAGGGCAAAGGATGATGGCATTGCTGCTGGCTGGTCTCCTCCTGCCAG GGACCTTGGCTAAGAGCATCGGGACCTTCTCAGACCCATGTAAGGACCCCACTCGTATCACCTCCCCCAATGACCCCTGTCTCATTGGGAAGGATGGCTCCAGTAGCTTCAGTAGCCACAGCGGCTCCAGCAGTTCCGGCAGTTCCGTTTCCAGTTCCAGTGGCTCCAGTGGTGGCTCCAGTGGTGGCTCCGGTGGCTCCAGTGGTGGCTCCGGTGTTGGCTCTGGTGTTGGCTCCAGTGTTGGCTCCAGTGGATCCAGCGTCGCCCAGGGTGGTTCTTCAGGATCTTCGTTACTTAAGCCAGGAACAGGGTATTCCCAGACAAGCCACTCCTCCAGTTCTGGCTCTAGTCTTCAGGGTGCATCCAGCTCCTCCCAGTCGGGCAGCATCAGGCCCCCAACGGGAAGCATCAACTCCCCATCAG GCAGCATCAGCTCCCAGCCAGGGTCTGGCTCAGCTCTACCAATCAACAGTGGTTCTTCCCGCTTGGTAGTAAGCTCTTCCCAGTCTGGAAGAGGCTCAAGCTCTTCCTTTTCCCAAACCTCCTGGACATCCAACAGTGGTGGCCAAAAGGTCAACTCCAACCTGCGCCCTTGTAGTTCAGACGTCCCCGACTCTCCCTGCAGTGGGGGGCCCATCGTCTCAAACTCTGGCCCCTACATCTCCAACTCCCACTCTGTGTCAGGAGGTCAAAGgcctgtggtggtggtggtggagcaGCATGGTTCTGGTGGCCCCAGAGTGGTTCAAGGTGTTCCCTGTAACAATGGTGGCCTTTCAGGCAAGCCCTGTCCTCCCATCACCTCTGTAGACAAATCCTACGGCAGCTATGAGGTGGTGGGTGGCTCCTCTGACAGTTATCTGGTCCCAGGCATGACCTACAGTAAGGGTAAAATCTACCCTGTGGGCTACTTCACCAAAGATAACCCTGTCAGAGGCTCTCCAGGGGCCCCCTCCTTTGCAGCTGGGCCCCCCATCTCTGAGGGCAAATACTTCTCCAGCAATCCCATCATCCCCAGCCGTGGCTCCTCTAGTTCCAACATCTATCAGTCAGGAGCTTCCTCGGCCATTGCGTTCCAGCCCGTGGGCTCTGGTGGCGTCCAGCCCTGTGGAGTCAGCTCTAAAGGCTCTAAggggccctgctccctctccagTTCTGGAGTCCACAGCAGTTCTAGCGTTTCCAGCAGTTCTGGTTCATCCTCCCATCCCTGCGGCGGTGTTTCCCAGGGGCCCTGCTCCCCACCTGGCACTGGCTCCTTCAGCGGCAGCTCCAGCTCCCAATCCAGTGGCAAAATCATCCTTCAGCCCTGTGGTAGCAAGTCCAGCTCTTCTGGTCACCCTTgcatttctgtctcctcctcaacACTGAGTGGGGGTCCCAATGGCTCTCCCCAACCTGATCCCTCAGCTGGTGCCAAGCCCTGTGGCTCCGGCAGTTCTGGAAGGATCCCCTGCCGCTCCATCAGGGACATCTTGGCTCATGTGAAGCCTCTGGGGCCCCAGCTGGCTGACCCTGAAGTTTTCCTACCTCAGGGAGAGTTACTTGACAGACCATAA